The sequence GGGACGTAAAATTTGGTTGTCATTCTTAAGCTTCGATAGTTTGTCAGTTTTGACAAATATCATGAAAAAGACAACTGGTAATGCAACTAATACTTTCAGCGAAAGTAATCCGAGTGCAGTTGCTGCTAAACTTAACTCCAGCCGTATTACCGCTGCAGGTTACGATATGGTGCCAGATTCCAACGCTGCTTATTACAATGAACGGATACTCTCATTGAAACCAATTAGGTTGGAGCAATTACGTGATGAGTATAATACTATTGATTCTGATATGTTCGAATTCCTGGAACTCAATATGTCAGGTAAAGGTACTCACGTTGTAACTGGTGGTGACATGGGTGTTGGTAAAACATCATTGCTGATCGCTTTACTCGAGCGAATCCCGAATAAGTGGGGTATCGGTATTATCGATACACAGAATGAGATTCAGGCTAAGCTTAAATTCCCGTGGAAAAATATCATCACGGTAGTTGAGAGTATGAAACGTTCGCTGGCACAGTGTTTTGAGGTTCTCCTTAAGCAAGCGCGTGATATCTTGTATGTAGGTGAAATAACAAAACCTGGCGAGATTGCAGCACTAATCGATGCGGCACTTCGTTTGAACTCTGGATTCGGGGCAACACTTCACGCACAGAGTGAGCATGAAGTTATTCCGGCAATCCGGAACTTGATGTTACGTACTGATATGTATCATGAATCAAGTACGGCAGAAGTAGATATTTCTCGGGCATTGGATTTAATTATTCATTTAGTGCGACTGGAAAGTGGCCAGATAATTGTAGAGAGTATAAGTGAGGTAGTTACAGTTAACGAGGATGTTTATGTTCCTGATCTGAAACTTGGTGATAATTATTCACTGGAAGAGAAGCAACATATGGTACTCGATCTGCAACAAGTTCGCTTAGCACGTCAACTTTATTCAAAACCTTATCGAATTGTTCCGCTCTTTAGGTACGATCACGATACAGAAAAGTGGAATAAGTTGAATCGTCCCTCTGATAACTATTTGAGAAAGATGCGAGTTAACCTTAGTTCTGAGAAAATGGGCAGGCTGAAGGAGTTGTTCGCTGAACTGGACGGTGAAGGATAATGTTGTATTTTATCATTTCACTGCTAGTGCTCACTTTAATAGTGATTGGAATTCTGGTTTGGGACAAGAGAATTACAAGGAAAAACCGAGTAATTAAGCGTGGCGCAAGTTCACCTCTTAAAGAACTACTCAACTTTGTCGATAGATACCCCTGGTTAACAGCTATCGTAAGAAAAACAGCGGTTAGCTTGAATAAAGTTAACGGGTTATCTTTAGAAAATAACACTATTATCGCAGTGTTCATGACGATTGGGTATGCGCTTGTTATGTACATCACTTTCCTCGTGTAC is a genomic window of Paenibacillus pabuli containing:
- a CDS encoding ATPase, T2SS/T4P/T4SS family, which encodes MKDKFLFTKLMNEVYDSFTDIDVVRRMYGIKREDADAEIIEYQDARGRTILGDKDARKYLISNYAKLLRHLGYHKQENMSKLIDFDDIYNNQDHVVFEMLLSIMDFGDILEKYDPEDQIDSEYMRSIVRDEQEKIEDYFSYASNRLFLLSQLLYASEYGQSVIDSLAHHNINEVAFLDKDYIYVTFKGRKIWLSFLSFDSLSVLTNIMKKTTGNATNTFSESNPSAVAAKLNSSRITAAGYDMVPDSNAAYYNERILSLKPIRLEQLRDEYNTIDSDMFEFLELNMSGKGTHVVTGGDMGVGKTSLLIALLERIPNKWGIGIIDTQNEIQAKLKFPWKNIITVVESMKRSLAQCFEVLLKQARDILYVGEITKPGEIAALIDAALRLNSGFGATLHAQSEHEVIPAIRNLMLRTDMYHESSTAEVDISRALDLIIHLVRLESGQIIVESISEVVTVNEDVYVPDLKLGDNYSLEEKQHMVLDLQQVRLARQLYSKPYRIVPLFRYDHDTEKWNKLNRPSDNYLRKMRVNLSSEKMGRLKELFAELDGEG